One window of the Nitrospira defluvii genome contains the following:
- the gnd gene encoding phosphogluconate dehydrogenase (NAD(+)-dependent, decarboxylating): protein MELGFVGLGKMGMNMVTRLRQGNHRIVAYDRAPEVVAQAKRTGCIGATSLSDLVSHLTAPRAVWIMVPSGAPTEETIQAVAALLQPGDTIIDGGNTRFHDDTRRATELKARGIHYVDVGTSGGIWGLTVGYCLMIGGEQEPVQRLTPVFQTLAPEQGWAHMGGHGAGHYVKMVHNGIEYSMMQGYAEGFELMAKSEYRLDLGKIADLWMHGSVVRSWLLELAVGALKQDPKLEQLKGYVQDSGEGRWMIQDAIDKDVPVPTLTAALFTRFRSRQEESFAEKMLAALRNAFGGHSVRR, encoded by the coding sequence ATGGAATTAGGATTTGTCGGGCTGGGCAAGATGGGGATGAACATGGTGACACGCCTGCGGCAGGGTAACCACCGCATCGTGGCCTACGACCGCGCACCGGAAGTCGTCGCACAGGCAAAGCGTACCGGATGTATCGGCGCAACCTCGCTGAGCGATCTCGTCTCACACCTGACCGCGCCTCGCGCCGTCTGGATCATGGTGCCGTCTGGAGCGCCGACCGAAGAGACCATCCAAGCGGTTGCCGCGCTGCTGCAACCGGGCGATACCATCATTGACGGCGGCAACACCCGCTTCCATGACGATACACGACGCGCAACCGAGTTGAAGGCGCGAGGCATTCACTACGTCGATGTCGGCACCAGCGGAGGCATCTGGGGACTGACGGTCGGCTATTGCTTGATGATCGGCGGCGAACAGGAGCCGGTCCAGCGGTTGACCCCCGTCTTTCAAACATTGGCGCCGGAACAAGGGTGGGCCCACATGGGGGGCCACGGCGCCGGCCACTACGTCAAAATGGTCCACAACGGCATCGAGTACAGCATGATGCAGGGCTATGCCGAAGGATTCGAACTCATGGCGAAAAGCGAGTACCGCCTCGACCTGGGCAAAATCGCCGACTTGTGGATGCACGGCAGCGTGGTCCGCTCCTGGCTGTTGGAATTGGCCGTCGGCGCCTTGAAACAGGACCCCAAACTCGAACAGCTGAAGGGGTACGTGCAGGACTCCGGCGAAGGACGATGGATGATTCAGGATGCCATCGACAAAGACGTGCCGGTGCCGACCCTGACGGCGGCGCTGTTCACCCGCTTCCGTTCACGGCAGGAAGAATCGTTCGCGGAAAAAATGCTGGCGGCCCTGCGCAACGCCTTCGGCGGACATAGTGTCCGTCGCTGA
- a CDS encoding threonine aldolase family protein, with protein MIDLRSDTVTKPSPAMREAMARAEVGDDIYGEDPTVNRLQDVGAALVGKRAALFVPSGTLGNQLCVRAQAEPGREVIVEGQGHIIRYEQGAAAALAGVQLHWITGRHGLMTAEQVEAAIRPTDPYSIQTALICIENTHNAGGGTIYPLATIQAIRAVASAHGLPMHLDGARLFNAVVASGVSAADYARHFETVTFCLSKGLGAPAGSLIATDDLALLERLRRFRRMYGGAMRQSGILAAAGLYALEHHVQRLAEDHAHAKRLAARLEQIPGVSINPAVVETNILFFEVHSPRLSAHAFVAALRQEGVLLNAVSPRSCRAVTHLDVSAQAIEQAADAIARVLA; from the coding sequence ATGATTGACCTCCGTAGTGATACGGTCACCAAACCGTCCCCCGCCATGCGCGAGGCCATGGCCCGTGCCGAAGTGGGTGATGACATTTACGGCGAAGACCCCACGGTCAACCGGCTGCAGGATGTCGGCGCCGCCCTCGTGGGAAAACGCGCCGCGCTGTTCGTGCCCTCAGGCACGCTCGGCAATCAGCTGTGCGTCCGGGCGCAGGCCGAGCCAGGACGTGAAGTCATCGTTGAAGGTCAGGGCCATATCATCCGCTATGAACAGGGCGCGGCAGCGGCACTGGCGGGAGTGCAACTCCATTGGATCACCGGCCGGCACGGCCTCATGACCGCCGAGCAGGTCGAAGCGGCCATCCGGCCCACCGATCCCTACAGTATTCAAACCGCACTGATCTGTATCGAGAACACGCACAATGCGGGCGGCGGGACCATCTACCCGCTGGCCACCATCCAAGCCATCCGCGCTGTGGCGAGTGCCCACGGATTGCCCATGCACCTCGACGGCGCCCGTCTGTTTAATGCGGTCGTCGCGTCAGGAGTTTCCGCCGCCGACTATGCGCGTCATTTTGAAACGGTCACCTTTTGCCTCTCCAAGGGACTGGGCGCACCAGCCGGGTCGTTGATCGCGACCGACGACCTTGCTCTGCTGGAACGGCTGCGACGCTTCCGCCGCATGTATGGAGGCGCGATGCGCCAATCCGGAATTCTGGCGGCTGCAGGACTCTATGCGTTGGAACACCACGTTCAACGGCTCGCAGAAGACCATGCCCATGCCAAACGGCTGGCGGCCAGACTCGAACAGATCCCTGGGGTCTCCATCAACCCAGCCGTCGTGGAAACGAACATCCTGTTTTTTGAGGTGCACAGCCCACGGCTCTCGGCTCATGCCTTCGTTGCGGCCCTCCGGCAGGAAGGCGTACTGCTGAACGCCGTGAGCCCACGAAGCTGTCGTGCCGTCACTCACCTGGACGTGTCGGCCCAGGCCATTGAGCAGGCGGCCGACGCCATCGCACGCGTACTCGCCTAA
- a CDS encoding nucleotidyltransferase domain-containing protein, which translates to MDSHLTDSLPQSTPTLPSSEELKAELLDIPEPPEMPPAVPPPGYEDAVTGAVKYIRAKRGGDLVGIILVGSGARRAVTAHSDIDLIVLVKGPADAQEMIRVGDRLVDIRYGEHKTVAEDLAYSTRLAPLLRKGRILYDHEDIAAQLIAKAAQRFRQGPPAAGIHERIRLKAECLHWLGKVEDLRDRPNTAQYLLQLFFEDCVSAFFRLRGLWYTAPVDTLRFLASRDAALGELASQFLSAATLHDRLTIGRRFADTLFREIPLPPRVD; encoded by the coding sequence ATGGACTCACACCTGACCGATTCGTTACCGCAATCGACGCCCACTCTTCCTTCGTCGGAAGAGCTGAAGGCCGAGTTACTCGACATTCCCGAACCACCCGAGATGCCTCCCGCCGTCCCCCCGCCAGGCTATGAAGACGCGGTCACAGGCGCCGTGAAATACATTCGCGCGAAACGCGGAGGCGATTTGGTCGGCATCATTCTGGTCGGGTCCGGCGCCCGTCGCGCCGTGACGGCCCACAGCGATATCGATCTCATCGTGCTGGTCAAGGGGCCGGCCGACGCGCAGGAGATGATCCGCGTGGGAGATCGGCTGGTCGATATTCGGTATGGCGAGCACAAGACCGTGGCCGAGGATCTCGCCTATTCCACCCGTCTGGCGCCATTACTCCGGAAGGGACGGATTCTGTACGACCACGAAGACATCGCCGCCCAACTGATCGCCAAAGCTGCGCAACGGTTTCGCCAGGGCCCGCCGGCCGCAGGGATTCATGAACGCATCCGCCTCAAGGCCGAATGTCTACATTGGTTGGGCAAGGTGGAGGACCTGCGCGACCGACCCAACACGGCACAATATCTCCTGCAATTGTTCTTTGAAGACTGTGTGTCCGCGTTCTTTCGTCTTCGCGGACTCTGGTACACGGCACCGGTCGACACGCTGCGTTTCCTCGCGTCCCGCGACGCGGCGCTTGGAGAGTTGGCCAGCCAGTTTTTGAGCGCAGCGACCCTGCACGACCGCCTCACCATCGGTCGCCGCTTTGCCGACACCCTGTTTCGCGAGATTCCCCTTCCGCCCCGCGTGGACTGA
- the zwf gene encoding glucose-6-phosphate dehydrogenase, whose protein sequence is MSSPTTPLDCKPVPESVPPVEPCTLVIFGGSGDLARRRLIPAVYNLLLDGLLPAKYAVIGLGRKPMTDDEFRTMVREGVVKHSRQALVQETWDAFQSHLFYIQGENEDPQTYHALRAKAEQVERDMHLPGNRIFYLSIPPSSFASVCEGLAHSGLATSADTAPPYSRIIVEKPVGRDLASAREINEVTGKVFDESQIFRIDHYLGKETVQNLMVVRFANSIFEPIWNHKYIDHVQITVSESEGVGTRATYYEEAGALRDMIQNHLLQLLCLVAMEPPYSLDPDVVRNAKMEVLRCLRPIVGQDVAQYTVRAQYAEGTAHDQPVPGYRREKGVNPNSITETYVAVKAFVENWRWSGVPFYLRTGKALPKRASEVAVQFKDIPQILFNANPAQPQPANVLTLRIQPDEGLSLRIISRVPGTRAQTHPVEMDFQYSDVFGCPSPEAYERLLLDVMAGDASRFMRRDAVEASWDWVTKILDGWAQQKLRWLPEYPAGTWGPVEAERMIQNDGRNWRML, encoded by the coding sequence ATGTCCTCCCCTACGACCCCGCTCGACTGCAAACCCGTGCCGGAATCCGTACCGCCCGTTGAACCCTGCACCCTGGTGATTTTCGGTGGCTCGGGCGACTTGGCCCGTCGGCGCCTGATTCCGGCGGTCTATAACTTACTACTCGATGGTCTCTTGCCGGCTAAATATGCGGTGATCGGGCTGGGCCGGAAGCCGATGACCGACGATGAGTTCCGCACCATGGTGCGGGAAGGAGTCGTCAAACATTCGCGACAGGCATTGGTCCAGGAGACCTGGGACGCGTTCCAATCCCACCTGTTTTACATTCAAGGGGAAAACGAAGATCCGCAGACGTACCATGCGCTCCGTGCCAAGGCCGAACAGGTCGAACGGGATATGCACCTGCCAGGAAACCGGATTTTTTATCTCAGCATCCCCCCCAGCTCCTTTGCCTCCGTCTGTGAAGGATTGGCTCATTCGGGACTCGCAACCTCGGCGGACACGGCTCCCCCCTACTCGCGCATCATCGTCGAAAAACCGGTGGGCCGTGATCTCGCCTCGGCTCGGGAGATCAACGAGGTAACCGGGAAGGTATTCGATGAATCCCAGATCTTCCGGATCGACCACTATCTTGGCAAAGAGACGGTGCAGAACCTCATGGTCGTCCGCTTCGCCAACAGCATTTTCGAACCGATCTGGAACCATAAATACATCGACCATGTGCAGATCACCGTCAGCGAATCGGAGGGCGTGGGCACCAGAGCCACCTACTATGAGGAAGCTGGGGCGTTGCGGGACATGATCCAGAATCATCTGCTCCAACTGTTGTGCCTCGTCGCCATGGAGCCTCCCTACTCACTCGACCCCGACGTGGTACGAAATGCCAAGATGGAGGTGCTGCGCTGCCTTCGACCCATCGTCGGCCAGGATGTCGCGCAGTATACGGTTCGCGCACAGTATGCGGAGGGCACCGCACATGACCAGCCCGTGCCTGGCTACCGCCGGGAGAAGGGGGTGAATCCCAACTCTATCACGGAAACCTACGTCGCGGTCAAAGCGTTCGTCGAAAACTGGCGCTGGTCCGGCGTGCCCTTTTACCTGCGCACCGGAAAGGCCCTCCCGAAACGCGCCAGTGAAGTCGCCGTGCAATTCAAGGACATTCCCCAGATTCTCTTCAACGCCAATCCGGCACAGCCGCAACCAGCCAATGTGCTGACCCTGCGAATTCAGCCGGACGAAGGCCTTTCGCTCCGAATTATCTCGCGCGTGCCCGGCACCCGCGCGCAAACCCATCCGGTGGAGATGGACTTCCAATACAGCGACGTGTTCGGATGCCCGTCTCCGGAAGCCTATGAACGGCTGCTGCTCGATGTGATGGCCGGCGACGCCTCACGCTTCATGCGGCGCGACGCGGTGGAGGCCTCCTGGGACTGGGTCACAAAAATTTTGGATGGGTGGGCTCAACAGAAACTTCGCTGGTTGCCGGAATACCCGGCTGGAACCTGGGGCCCCGTGGAAGCGGAACGGATGATTCAAAACGACGGCCGGAACTGGCGCATGTTGTAG
- a CDS encoding SGNH/GDSL hydrolase family protein gives MVSGTRLPLILCFGDSLTAGYQVPSPSNPAAEDAPYGQVLQERLGRRGLVEVSAVCGEVTGEMVLRFRAAVLDRRPQVVIILGGTNDLGWNADPAEIMRNLLKMYELARANSVVPVPVTVPSIRVELGGENPEAAAWLAQHIQRRQRLNALIAEYAGSKGLRYLDLFTETADPDSLMLAQPYSNDGLHLTTSGYHLFGRLAYERLFADDSSLLGSSPSGAAHP, from the coding sequence ATGGTTTCTGGCACGCGACTCCCACTCATTCTCTGTTTCGGTGACAGCCTCACGGCTGGATACCAAGTGCCCAGCCCGTCGAACCCTGCTGCGGAAGACGCACCCTATGGTCAGGTCTTGCAGGAGCGCCTGGGCCGACGGGGGCTGGTTGAGGTCAGTGCGGTCTGCGGTGAGGTGACCGGTGAAATGGTGCTCCGGTTTCGTGCCGCCGTCCTCGATCGTCGTCCTCAGGTGGTGATCATCCTCGGGGGAACAAATGATCTCGGATGGAATGCCGATCCGGCTGAGATCATGCGCAACTTGCTCAAGATGTATGAACTGGCGCGGGCGAATTCAGTGGTGCCGGTTCCCGTGACCGTGCCGTCGATCCGTGTTGAACTGGGAGGAGAGAATCCGGAGGCCGCCGCGTGGCTTGCGCAACACATTCAGCGTCGTCAACGATTGAACGCCTTGATTGCAGAGTATGCCGGCTCGAAGGGCTTGCGGTATCTCGACCTCTTCACGGAGACGGCCGACCCGGACTCCCTCATGCTCGCGCAGCCGTACTCGAATGACGGACTCCATCTCACGACCTCCGGCTACCACCTGTTCGGCCGGTTGGCGTATGAGCGCCTGTTTGCCGACGATTCGTCTCTGCTCGGTTCTTCCCCCTCGGGCGCGGCACATCCATGA
- a CDS encoding NTP/NDP exchange transporter, giving the protein MERWRRSVIRFVQAEPQELWPLAWSFGYFFCLLCGYYILRPVRDEMAIQGGVQHLPWMMTGTFLTLLAVTPLFGWLSARYSRYRLLLAVYLFFIANLLVLYLLMTGGRFMEWIARGFFVWLSVFNLFVVSVFWSFMADLFTPAQGARLFGVIAAGGSTGALFGPLITTGLTYIFPVPVLMLASALFLAACIFCIYKLEVWSRSRSAFHRESSGEPLGGGFLAGVRLVWSSPYLLGICGYLTCLTMTATFLYFEQVRLVAEHFNQPEARTRFFSMLDFTTNLLTWLTQLFITNRVVSRFGLVVALLFLPAVSLLGFLGIALWPGLVLYVVFSVLRRVGEYALSKPAREVLFTVVSREEKYKAKNFIDTAISRAGDASTGWLVSGVKALGVTTAQIAWGLVPLMGLWAWLGRWLAAQQRKQSGSG; this is encoded by the coding sequence ATGGAGAGATGGCGTCGATCAGTGATCCGGTTCGTGCAGGCGGAGCCGCAGGAATTATGGCCGTTGGCCTGGTCCTTCGGATATTTTTTCTGCCTGCTCTGCGGCTACTACATTCTTCGTCCCGTACGCGATGAAATGGCGATCCAAGGGGGCGTGCAGCATTTGCCCTGGATGATGACGGGCACGTTCCTCACCCTGCTGGCCGTCACGCCTCTCTTTGGTTGGTTGTCCGCGCGGTATTCTCGCTACCGGTTGTTGCTCGCCGTCTACCTCTTCTTCATTGCCAACCTGCTGGTGCTGTACCTGTTGATGACGGGCGGCCGGTTTATGGAATGGATCGCCCGCGGATTCTTTGTGTGGCTGTCGGTCTTCAATCTGTTCGTGGTGTCGGTGTTTTGGAGTTTCATGGCCGATCTCTTCACGCCGGCCCAGGGCGCCCGACTTTTCGGGGTCATTGCGGCCGGTGGCAGTACGGGGGCCCTGTTCGGTCCTCTCATCACCACCGGACTGACCTATATCTTTCCCGTTCCTGTGCTTATGCTCGCCTCGGCCCTGTTTCTGGCGGCCTGTATCTTCTGTATCTATAAGCTGGAGGTGTGGAGTCGGAGCCGATCCGCCTTCCATCGCGAGAGCAGCGGCGAACCGCTGGGAGGTGGGTTTTTGGCCGGTGTGCGCCTCGTCTGGTCTTCGCCCTATCTGCTCGGGATCTGCGGCTATCTCACCTGCTTGACGATGACCGCAACCTTCCTCTACTTCGAGCAGGTGCGTCTGGTGGCCGAGCATTTCAATCAGCCGGAAGCCAGAACGCGGTTTTTCTCGATGCTGGATTTCACGACCAATCTCCTCACATGGCTGACTCAGCTCTTCATCACGAACCGTGTGGTGTCCCGGTTCGGATTGGTCGTGGCGCTGCTCTTTCTACCGGCAGTCAGTCTGCTGGGGTTCTTGGGCATCGCCTTGTGGCCTGGGCTGGTGCTGTATGTCGTCTTTTCCGTGCTGCGCCGGGTGGGGGAATATGCGCTGTCCAAACCGGCGCGCGAAGTCCTGTTCACGGTGGTCAGTCGTGAGGAGAAATACAAAGCGAAGAATTTCATCGATACGGCGATCTCGCGCGCCGGGGATGCCTCAACGGGGTGGCTGGTGTCTGGCGTGAAGGCGCTTGGCGTGACGACCGCGCAGATTGCCTGGGGACTGGTGCCGCTCATGGGCTTATGGGCCTGGCTTGGCCGATGGTTGGCCGCACAGCAACGCAAGCAGAGCGGCTCGGGGTAA
- a CDS encoding thioredoxin family protein: MIEEVTDQNFAREVEQASMPVLVEFWQPGCGHCLALLRQLEQLHGELGAAVKIVKMNVQENFQIPAELEISSLPALALFEKGTFSRFIGGIGKKDEIRRQLPLA, from the coding sequence ATGATCGAGGAGGTGACGGATCAAAACTTCGCACGTGAAGTGGAGCAGGCCTCCATGCCGGTGCTGGTTGAGTTCTGGCAGCCTGGTTGTGGGCATTGCCTCGCGCTGTTGAGGCAGCTGGAGCAATTGCACGGGGAGTTGGGGGCGGCCGTGAAAATCGTGAAGATGAACGTGCAGGAAAACTTTCAGATCCCCGCGGAGCTGGAGATCAGCTCCTTGCCCGCACTCGCGTTGTTCGAAAAGGGAACGTTCTCCCGCTTTATCGGCGGAATCGGGAAGAAGGATGAGATTCGACGGCAACTGCCTCTTGCGTGA